From the genome of Triticum aestivum cultivar Chinese Spring chromosome 1A, IWGSC CS RefSeq v2.1, whole genome shotgun sequence:
GGTTCACAAATAAATACAAGGCATACTAAACAAAACTAGAATTACATCGAGGTGTACCACCAAACAACAACCAGTGTCGTCAGGACCAGCCGTCGACACACCGCACCTCTACCAAACCCCTATTAGCCTTGTCGATGACAACCGGAATGACCCACGGCTTGGTTACAACTAGACGAGCATTTGGTTTTTACACACCTCAAATCAACCAAGCTTACTAATTAGGAGCTGTGGCCACAAAACCCTAATTACGAGATTAAGGAAAGCCGAGCCCATCCAAATGAACTCTCCGACCACATCTCCAAGGGCGAGCAAAAGGACAACCCTACCCTTTTCGGTACACCAACAAGACAACCAATCCTCCCGTTGAGCAGGCGCGCACGTACTGCGAACTACTCATCCAAAAAAGATCCCCTTTTTATTTCATTTCATTTCACCACCACCAACAACTCTCGATTGATTTGGTCCCATGCGATACaaaattgattgattgattgatcgaTCCATCATTTTCCGTTCCTCCTTTAATCCTCTGACCAAATCGCCCACCGACCGCTTCCTCCCCCATCCCCCATCCCCATCCCATCACCGCAATGCCGTGCTCGTCTTCAATGGAGGTCGCCAGCGCGTCACGGTCGACCCTGTGATCCGGGCACTGTCGACCCTGTGATCCGCCGCATCGCCCACTCCCCGTCCCCCGTCCCGGCCCTCCACCCGCGTCCGCTGCGGCCGGCGGCAAGGGTCGGCCAGCCCGAATCGAGCTTGTTCACGGCCGGAGAGCGGGGCGAGGTCCGGTCCGGTCCGGGGTGCCGCGAGCGGTCCAGCGGGAGCAGAGTGCTCTGCCGGCCGGCGGTGGCGGAGCCCGGCCTCGGTTGAGCTCGTGGAGGTGGGATTGGGGTTGGGACTCCATCGGCGGTGAGCAATCCCAACAGATCCAGGTGGTGGTGGTGACTCGGTCCCCTTCCTTCTTACAGCTGCTAGAGCTAGCCAGGTACTACCCTTCTTCTTCTCTGTTACTCCCATACTTCACGAGTAGTCTTTTATTGCTaccaaaaattcaaaatttgtctCAGATAtgtgaaatgatatccattgccgaGTCTACATTAGTTAGAAAAGAACATGCCAATCTTGTTTGCCGAGAGAGCCTGCTGAATCAATAAAAATGAGTGCCAATACTCCTTAATCACTTTGGAAGACATCGAATCGCATAACTTTGGATGGGATTTCTTTACTGTTTACATTTCCGGATGGCTTTTCTACATTTTGGATTTGATTGTTGTGCATGCCAGGAATGGCGACTAAGGAACAAACTCAGGTTTTGTTTTTTGGAATTGTTGCAGGGGTCGACGACGAGGGGAACCAATACAAAAAGCAGGCTTCATTTGGTGGTAGATTGATATTGATAAAGTTGCATATATAGTTGTACCACGTTAGACTTCCGGACAAGAATATGTTTGGGATCCAACCCAGGGATGTGTCCGATGACGATTTcaacccgaggaggaggaggtggtcatTGTGGACCACGCCACCTGCATCCATGCCCACCACCAGCCACACTAGCACGCCCCGGAAGGGCCATGCCAACACCTACCACATGTCGGTCAAGTTTGAAGATCTCTGCGGCTTCATGGTGGAGGGCAATGTGGACGATGTCAACGTGCTGAACGAGGTGAGGGAGAGGATAAGGGAGCAAGGGAGGGTGTGGTGGGCGCTGGAGGCAAGCAAGGGCGCAAACTGGTACCTCCAGCCGAGGATCTCCTCCAACGGTGGCCAGGGTGTGATTAGTGTCACGTCTCTCAAGCTATCAGTGCTCACAAATACAGTTACATTGAGGAGGCTGATCAGGAAGGGGGTGCCGCCAGCGCTGAGGCCGAAGGTATGGCTGTCGGTGTCGGGTGCAGCCAAGAAACGATCGACAGTGCCTGAGACATACTATGACGAGCTGATCAGGGCCACGGAGGGGAAAACTACGCCGGCCACTCGCCAAATCGACCATGTAAGTACATACCTTTCCGCATACCAGGAGCAAATTAAGAGTACATACATCTCTTTCTAGAGAATAAGTGTATGCCTTGTTTAAATTATTAATGAGCAACATCCTGGAAGCAAGCATCAGATGGATTCATCCATATGAATAATTGGTTTTCATATGCTTCATTGGTTTGAGGGTGTTTCAAGCAGCATTCTCCTATTCATACTTGTCGTTTGCTGCAAAGGCCCTTTTTGTAGTTGATCTACTTTGTTTTGATCTTAATATGTAGCTTTATACTGTTCTATCCAGATTGTTGTCCTCACTTATCAGCATATATTGGGCTTTATATAAACTAGTTTGGTGAATCTGTGAAGTAAAATGGATGCTTTGCCATTATAGGATCTCCCTCGCACCTTCCCCTGCCATCCCTGGTTGAACAGTGAGGAAGGCCAGGCATCTCTTCGACGTGTACTTGTTGGGTACTCATTCCGTGATTCTGAAGTTGGATATTGCCAGGTAGCCGCCGTGCCAGGTTCTTGTTCATTAACTGTAATTTGTCTCACATAGAACCTCCTAACAGCATGTACTACAGGGTTTGAATTATGTCGCCGCTCTGCTGTTGCTCGTTATGAAGACAGAGGAAGATGCATTTTGGATGCTGGCCGTACTCTTGGAAAATGTTCTTGTCAGTGATTGTTATACTGATACTCTTTCTGGATGCCATGTTGAGCAGAGAGTATTCAAAGATCTGCTAGCCAAAAAATGCCCCAGGTATTTTTTTTCCCTTCAATTTTTATGCTAGTATTTCTCAGTGAGAATCATGCCGTGATTGTGAACTATATTCGATTTTCCAAATGGTACAGGATTGCTGCTCATCTTGAAGCAATGGGCTTTGATGTTTCACTTGTTGCCACAGAATGGTTCTTATGTCTCTTCTCCAAAACATTGCCTTCGGAGGTTAGACAGTAGTTTACTTATTGCTTGGTACCAGTGTTTATCTAGCCTGTCAATGATTTGTCCAGAACTTACTGTAAAGCCATTTCACAATTACCATTTTTGTTGTTGTGAACAGACAACCCTTCGGGTGTGGGATGTTCTATTCAATGAAGGAGCAAAGGTCTTGTTCCATGTCGCTCTAGCAATTTTCAAGGTGTGTACCAAGAAAATCTGCTCTTTCCATGTTTTCCCAAAGTGTTTGGGTTCCTTCTGCTTGTTTGGCATTACTCCATTACCATGTTTCATAAGTTATTGAATATCTGCAGATGAGAGAAGACGATCTTCTACGCATCCAACATATTGGTGATGTAATTGATGTTCTGCAGACAACTGCCCATCACCTATACGAGCCAGATGAACTGCTCACGGTAAATATTCGCCCTTTTGTACCCACAGATACATTGAAGTAGTCAGGATGATGCACAATGTTATAAGCGTACTGAGCTGGAACACCAAGAAATTACAGTAAACTGAAAGTCGCCCGTAATTTGGAGTAGTTTGCATGCTTCAAAGCATTTAATTGCCAATATTGGAGTCTGACCTATCCATGTTTACCGTTTTCTTTCCTAGTTTGCTTTCGATAAGATTGGCTCCATGACAACGAACACGATCACGAAAGAAAGGAAACGGCACGAGACGGTGGTCATGGCGGAGCTCGACCAAAGAACCAGACGGCTGGGGTCGCTCAAGATGGATGCATGATGCGCAGAAAAAACATGTTGAGAGGCTTAGCTGAAGCCCTGTGTGTTTTGAAGGAAAGGCGAGACGACACTGTGAGTTTGCACTCAGTTCCTGGTCAGACTGGATTCTGCGACGAGTAAAAAACCCACTCGTGGTCCACTGAAAACAGGAATGTATTATGGGAAGTTGCCAAAACTGCAAATGTGGGTTTGTTTTTGGGACCTTCATATTTGTGTGTttctgtgcgtgtgcacgatgccGTGGGAGCAGGTTCTGCCGCTGGTTGAAACCTGTACGAATCCGATGCTTGTCGGCGGCGCTCATGGCATTTGCTTGATTTGTAGTCCCGATTTGTTGTATGTGTGAAATGGAGCTAAAAAGATTTCTTGTGTTTTTACTAGTAACTTGATCTTGCTTCTGGCTTGAAGTTGTGACATGGATTTGATGTGGTTGACAGTTGAGAAAGCCAGGTTGTGAAGGTGTCCAAATTCTCAGTGTTTATGGCATTTGATTTGACCTAGAAAACTGAGCTGTAGGATTGTGTTTAGAAGCCGTATCTAGTGTTCGTTTATTTTTGGTGTTAATTACCAAACGTTCAAGTAAGCTACCATTGCAAGTGTAAGCAAGCAAATCAGAGTGGCGCAGCGGAagcgtggtgggcccataacccacaggtcccaggatcgaaacctggctctgatatgtTTTTTTTATGTGATTTTTTACTGTCGGCCTCAGCTCAATATGATTGCGCTTTTTTTTCCAGGGAGTATGATTGGCCTTGATGATGAGCAGTTGCGTGCATGGCCCAGTACGACGTGCCTCCTCTTCCTGACGTCACCCGAAATTATTTTCTTCTCCTCATTTTTACTTTATTTACATTTTATGCATACCCCTAAAAAAATTTAAAATTAAATGCATATATTTTTAAAACCTAAatttatttatagaatttaaaatCATGAGCTTGAAAAAAAATCTTAACATAGTATAAAAATTTGTTACACAGTTTAAAGAAATGATGATAtaactttcaaaaaaatgtttctgATAATGAACTAATATTCTCATGTTTCAAGAAAATGCATGTAATTAAACCTGCGTGGAAGCTGAGGAACCTACTGATGTAAAATATTCATAAACatatttaaaatttgtgaacattttaaaaatttatGAATATTTAAAAAAACCCGAGGGAATAAAAAATCCGTCTGATGTAAAATCTCGGCCGAAAATTAAAAAGCGTCTGTAAATCATTGTACTGTACACCAAAACTGATTGGACCGTATGGATCGTTCTCCTTCCGAACAGAGCGACGGAAATGAAAAACTGGCTGATGTAAATATCGGTCGGGAAATAAAAACCTCATGTAAACCATCGAACTATACACCAAAACTGATCGGACCgacgaaccaacatgtggttggatggtaaggaggacagtggtatcccccgCCCACCAGAGTATAAGTCCTAAAATTAacattggtgctcgcatttttctggatttatttaggTTTCCGGCGAtgttcgttcagtgggaggagacgtcctCGTCGAGTACGAGGCGCCTATGATGACTTCAGAAAATCTGAAGATgctatgtc
Proteins encoded in this window:
- the LOC123185934 gene encoding growth hormone-regulated TBC protein 1 → MFGIQPRDVSDDDFNPRRRRWSLWTTPPASMPTTSHTSTPRKGHANTYHMSVKFEDLCGFMVEGNVDDVNVLNEVRERIREQGRVWWALEASKGANWYLQPRISSNGGQGVISVTSLKLSVLTNTVTLRRLIRKGVPPALRPKVWLSVSGAAKKRSTVPETYYDELIRATEGKTTPATRQIDHDLPRTFPCHPWLNSEEGQASLRRVLVGYSFRDSEVGYCQGLNYVAALLLLVMKTEEDAFWMLAVLLENVLVSDCYTDTLSGCHVEQRVFKDLLAKKCPRIAAHLEAMGFDVSLVATEWFLCLFSKTLPSETTLRVWDVLFNEGAKVLFHVALAIFKMREDDLLRIQHIGDVIDVLQTTAHHLYEPDELLTFAFDKIGSMTTNTITKERKRHETVVMAELDQRTRRLGSLKMDA